CGTTGGTCAACAGGTGGTCCAGACAGCTGAAGCGAAACAGGTCTGTCGTGCTGTATTATCGGTGCTGTTTCTGGAACTCGAATTCGGTATCAAATGTGGGTTCTACCAAGTCCACGTCGTTGCGGAGTTAGAACAGCAGAATGTTGTATTACATTGAGCGTGCGTGCCCGAGTAGCGGAATGGAAGGCCATCTCAGCGCTGGCGCTGGGACGGTCGCCCACGAGTACACGATGCAACGAAAGCGCAAACCAACCGCGTCAGTAGATGACACGGTATTTACGGTTCCGCACCGCAGAACCGAAGACGAACACGTGTGGTTCGTAACAAGCTTGCACGTAGATCCGTCGACAGCGAAATCGTAGGCGGCGGCGCTCCGCTGCCGCTGGGGATCGAAATATCATATCGACAGATCGGAGATCTCCTCCCGAGAACGTCGTCGCCGATGTTCTCGGTGTGGCTGATCTACTTTCTGTTCGCGGTTTCGCTGTACAAACTCTGGGGATTGGCTAACGTCCTAGCCCCAACCGAAACAGTTCCAGAGACACCGCTGATCTCGACACGGATCTTCCGCAGGTTCGTTCTCTCAACAGACTACGGTTGAATGCGTTCTCGGAGTCGGCAGGGATGACCGGTTAGTACGCACTTTGCGGAGAGGCATCGCTCTGGAACCCGTCCCAGCGGCGTTCCCTCGCTCTCTCAGAGAGTTCGGTCCAGCGTAATCCGCAACGATTTCAAGATTTGTGAGCTCAACAATTTAGTTAGCGCAGAGCAGAATTTGATTCGACAACTACTGTTTAGCGCGAGGGTGACATCACGCGTCTTGACGGTCTGCGACATTTATTCTCTGTTGGTCCTCGAATATCCGAACGTGTTCCTGCGGGACTCGTATTTGAATTGGATCCCCGACGTCGTGGTCCAATGGTTCGAGGCTACGGAAAGTAATCTGTTCGTCGTCGATTGCGATGTGATACTCTGTAAAATCACGCGTTGCTGCCTTCTGCTCAAGAATCCCATCAAGAGAAGCAGCGTACTCTCGATCGGCCGTCCTGCCGGTCGCTTTTGGATAGTCGCAGAATTTCGGGCGGAAAGAGATGATAATCTCAGTTCCAACGGTCGCCGCTGGTTGGATACGAGACCTCTTGACGGTGAATTCACCGATTGGCGTCTTAACGATTGAGTTGCTCTCGCCGACTTTTGTGACGCTTCCCCCGAAGGTGTTAGTGTGGCCCATAAAGTCCATAGCGAACAGACTATCCGGATCAGTGTGGAGCGATTCAGGACTATCCTCTTCGACTATTGCGCCTTCATTCATTAACGCAATCGTATCGGAAAGGAACATCGCTTCGTCTTGGGAGTGCGTAACGTATAGAGTCGTAATATCGAGTTCATCGCTGAGTCGCTTGATCTCTTCGCGCATTTCCCGTCGGAGCTTTGCATCGAGGTTCGAGAGTGGCTCATCGAATAATAGGATTTCTGGCTCGATCACAAGCGCACGTGAAATTGCGACCCGCTGTTGTTGGCCGCCACTCAATTCAGTCGCCATTGCATTTTGGTAGCGTTCGAGGCCAACCATCTTCAACATCTCAAGGACGCGCTCTTCACGCTCTTGTTTTGTTCCGATACCGCGGACCTTCAACGGGAATCTGACGTTCTCTTTGACCGTCATATGCGGCCAGATCGCATAAGACTGGAATACCATCCCAATATCCCGGTTTTCTGGTTTCATGTGCACTCCCTCATCGGGGGCCGACACGAGCTCGTCATTAATGTACATTCGACCTCCGTCTGCCTTTTCGATTCCAGCAATACAACGGAGAGTTGTTGTCTTCCCACAACCGGAAGGACCGAGGAGTGATTTGAACTCGCCTTCTTCGATAGTTACCGAGAGTCCATCGACAGCAACTGTCTCCCGATAATTCTTGGTGAGTCCCTCTACACGTAATGTGCGTGATGACATACCTCACTCCAAAGCTGGAGGTCATTATAAATTTTTGTGTTGTGGATCACGGCACTGTTCAGATAAGATCGAAAAGTGAGGCGGACGTAGTTTCTTGGTGCCTATGCCAGAAACAAGCCGCCTCACAGAATGGAGCGACTTCCCGGAGTTAGAGTTTGTGGAGCGAGAGGCGACACCCGAGTCGGCGATGAAGCTCGGTATCCCACTGCATTTGGCGGGTCTCTCGCTGGCTGATACCGTCTCTGTCCTCCGTGGCTTGGGTGTCGGACACTGTCGCCCCACTGTTCACAACTGGATTCAAAAGGCTAGCCTACAGCCTGCAGAGGGCCACAACCCGGATTACGTCGCGGTAGATGAGACCGTAATCCGAGTCAATGACCAGAACTACTGGCTGTTTGCGACGGTTGACCCCGACTCGAATCGCCTACTGCACGTGCGACTGTTCCCGACCAAGACTTCCGCGCTGACGGAGATGTTCCTCTCGGAACTCCGCGAGAAACATCTTGTTGACGACGCTATCTTCCTAGTCGATGGTGCACCCTAGCTGCAGGCAGCCTGCCATCGCCACTCGCTCCGATTCCAACACGTCACCCACGGGAATCGGAATGCCGTCGAACGCGTCTTCAAAGAACTGAAACGCCGAATTGAAGCCTTCGAAAACCACTTCAGACACGCTCAGCCCGAGACAGCAGAAACGTGGCTCCAAGCGTTCGCCGTCTGCTTCAATCAGCTAACCTGAACAATGCCGTGGATCACATATATGTGGGTTCGATATTCTTAATGATCGAATGGGAAAACAATTATATGAAAGTATCTCACATAGTGGGTCGTAATGTCGCAGCGAGAGCACTACAGCCGGAGATCGTATCTCAAAGGAGCAACTGTCGCGAGCATAGCAGCCCTTGCAGGCTGCTCGGGGGGTGGTGGCGGAAATGAAGGTGATGGGGCAGAAACCAGTGGCGGTGAAGAAACGAGTGGCGGAGACGGAACAGTCACTGGCGGGACGACAAGTTCGAACTCAATGGCGGATACCGTCGTTTACTATGGTTCTGCTTCCAGACCTGGGTTTTTTGAGGCATTCGAGGAAGAAACTGGAATCACAGTCAACGCTGTCACTGCGCCCGGATATCAGTCAGTTTCTCGATTCCAAACAGAGGAGTCAAATGGAAACCACAGTGCAGACGTCCTGAACTCGGTCTCCCAGGTCTTCTTGCGTGATGACTTGGTCCCATACTTCGCCGAGATAGATATGTGGGAGGAATACAAGGACGTGTATTCCCAAAACCTCGTTGATAAAGTGGAAAGCACTGCCAATGAGAACGAACGGAGCAAGATGCTGCCAGTCACGACGAACAACTATATGGCAGCGTATTCGACATCTCGGACAGACAGTCCCCTCGAATCGTGGGAAGGAATCCTACAATCCCAGTTCGAGGATAATGTTGGAGCGCCCACATTCACGATGTCGTCGATGTACTGGATTATGCGGCGAGAGATGAGTGAAGAGGAAGCGGACCAGTACTTTACCGATCTTGCGGACCTCGGCACCCAATTTGCTGGACAATCAACGAGTGCATTTACAGAATCTGTCGTCGCTGGGCAATCGGATGTCGCATTCGGTGTCGCAGCCAGTACGGCGATTGCTCCATTCCTTGCAGACGGTGCTCCGATTGCACCCGTTACCCCGAGTTGGACTGGATCTACGGTTTCACCCATTGCCATCTCGAAGAACGCCCCGCACCCAAAAGCTGCTCGACGGCTTGTCGAGTTTATGATCTCGAAACAGGGTCAGGAAGCAAACGCCAATTATGATGCCGGGCGTGCCGCGATCCGATCCGACGTACCTCACGGAAACGAACAGATCAGAGAGGCTGTCTCAGATATGGACGTCTATCCGATGTTTGTTACACCTGAAACGAAGAACCGAGTCATTGAGAAAGCAAATTCCCTCCTGCCTCTCTCATAGATACTATTTGACGAGCTTCGCAATATCTTCCCCCTACGAACTAAGATCCAACAATGAGTGATAGTAAGACAGCAAATCCCATCTCTCGAACTTGGCAGCGAATACAACACCGATACAGTGCAAACCGTAATTATTGGATTGGCGTTGGGATCGTCGTCGGATTAGTCCTCCTGAATGTGGTCCCCTTCGTAATCGTCGTCCTTTCCAGTTTCCGGGCCTCTGCAACAAACCTTTGGGCAGATTTCACCTTACAGAACTGGGTGCTGTTCGTCGAGAACAGCGGCCCGGTCATCGTGAATACATTCGTCTTTGCAGGCGGATCAGCAGTTCTGACAACATTATTTGCAGGCGGGATCGCGTGGGTAATTGCCCGTACTGACGCCCCATTCCGCCGACTCTACTACTTTACACTCTTCTTGGTGTTCTTCTATCCTCCAGTCGTTATCGAAACCGTGTGGATCCGCCTCCTAGGCGAAAATGGGCTCTACCCAGCATTGGTAGGAATCGATTCCTTCAATATCTATTCGATGGCTGGTATGGTCATCGTGCAGTCGATCCGAATGTTGCCAATCGGGATGATTCTCCTTATTCCACTCTTCAAGAGTATCGATAAGACCCTTGAAGATGCTGCTCGAACGTCTGGCGCTGGATTATTCCAGACGGTTCGGTACGTTACGGGGCCGCTTCTTGTCCCAGGAATGGCAGTCGTATTCGTGTTTTCGTTTCTCATCTCGCTTGAATCGTTCCGCGTACCGCTCATTATTGGACTTCCTGCCGAGATTCCTGTGCTGGCCATTGAAGTCTACCAGAGTACAAATACGCCTCCTGTCGAGTACGGCTTTGCGATGGCACAAGCTGTCTTCCTCGTTGGTGTGTCACTCCCATTGTTGTACCTCTACAAACGATTGCTAGGTCGCACAAATCAGTACGTTACCGTCTCCGGTGAGGGATTTGTCGCCGATAATGTTGAAACCGGCCGCTGGAAATATGTCTATTCTACGCTGGCAGGCATCTTCATTTTCTTCACTGTCATCGTTCCGGGACTGTTTATGGTGTATAATTCTCTGCTCCCGTACTATATGCCACCGCATATTATGCCACTCGAGCAGATCGTATCATCATTCAGTCTTGAGGGATACAGAGCACTCTTCGAGAACTCCGAGTTGCTCGCCGCAGCGAAGAACAGCTTCCTTGTTGCGTTCATTTCTGCGTTCCTGCTCACTGGCACTGGGATTGTGATCGCGTGGGTCGTCAACAAGTCTGATATCAGATTCAAAAAGCTCATCGACTATTTAGCGTTCTTCCCGATCGGAATTCCAGCCGTCTCGCTTGCACTCGCTATGATGGTCCTCTACCTACGGTTCCTTGACTTCATCCCAATCTACGGAACTCTTGGTATCTTCCTTGTCGCATTCTACATCAAGTACATCCCTTCGAATGTCCGAACTATGGAAACAGCTGTGTTACAGGTAGATAAGTCACTTATTGAGGCCGGCTCAGTAGCCGGCGCGAGCGTCAGCCGATCAATCTACAGTCTGCTGGTGCCTGTGATCTTCAATCTCACGCGCATCTCTTGGATTCTCTCGTTTAGCTTCATCGCAATGGAAATGCCGATTGTGATGATGCTACGGAGTCCTGAAACGCCGATGGTGTCATCAATCCTGTATCGAATTTCAAACCAAGCCTCATCGGGAGCTGAGACGTACGCCTTCGGGGTTTGTATTACGGTCTTGTTTGTAGCCGTCGTCTTGCTCCTTCATACGACAAAATACAAACGCTTCAACCTCTTCCGGTGGTAAGCTGTTAGCTGAGAGTAGGCGCTGTTTCCACCTCTCTGCTCGCTCCCTGAGGAAAGAGACTTGGCCTACTTTCAGCTAAAACTCCGTCCCCAGCGCGGGGAGGATGTCATCAGATTGCCGAACTGTCCAAAAGTTTATTATCAATACTAAGTAAGCTGAGGTAGATGTTCGCTCAACTGAATCATCAGTGTAGAGACTACAATTCAACTGCAGACGGTCATATGAAGGCGTAACAATGTCTTCACTTGATACACAGCCGACGCCGCTTAGCGAGCTCTCGACAGTGAATGCCGAGAACCATCCCAATGGTCTCGCATTCGCAGACGACACAGGCACAGAGCTCACCTGGCGTGAGTTTGAGGATCGAAGTACTGCTGTCGCCGAATCGTTTGCTAGCAACCTACGCCACCGCGACCGTGTCGCATTCCTCTGTGAGACTGGGGTTGAGACGGTGGTCGCTTGGAATGGCGCCATCAAAGCGGGTGCAATCACGTCATTCGCGCATACTCAATCATCTCCGGAAACAATACGCTACACCATTGATCACTTCGATCCGTCTCTCCTCGTGATCAGTGAGAGCCATTCCGATTTCATCCACGATCGTATTGTGGACGATCTCGAATCCAATCCAAATGTTATCGTCTTGGGCTCGGCGACTTATTCCAATGAACAGTCCCTCTCAGAGTTTATTGAAACGACCGATTCGGTCAGCCCTGATACCCATATAGATGAATCGGATATTGGAGCGGTGATCTGGACATCAGGCACAACCGGTCGACCAAAAGGTTGGTGCCACACTTACAGCAATCTTCGGACGAAATCCGGTGATCTGGGCGTCATCATCCAGCGCTCAGATACGCGAATGAGTCAAACAATGCCGTCGCTTGGCGGGTGGTACAAGACCGTCATTGCGACACTTCTCGCAGGCAGCTCACTCGTCTTGCTCAAAGAGTGGGAAGCAACTCGATGGCTCTCGTTCGTTGAGGAATATGAAGTCACACACGGATCGATGGTCCCAACGATGTGGCGAGAAGTATTGCAACTCGACACTGATACATACGACTTGAGTTCACTCAAAGGCGTCCTTTGTCTAGGGGAGAAAGTCGAACCACAAACCCTCAGGCGGATCCGCTCGCAAGTCTGTGAGAACGTAATGAACGCCTACGCCTCGACTGAAGTCGATGTCTCCATCTTGGAAAACAAGGAGTTCACTGAGGACCGTCTCGGAAGTGTTGGAAAGCCCTCGGGTGGAACGCGAGTTCGGATTATTGAAGAGAACCAAGAGCCGGACGCGACGGTGCCAACTGGCGAGATAGGCGAGGTCATCGTGAAGGCCGCCGATCGCCCGGTTTGGGCGTGGCACCGGAGCGAGGTCGTTGAAGAAGAATTCACTGATGGATGGTGGTACTCAGGCGATCTTGGATACAAAGACGAAGAAGGTTACCTATACCTCGAAGGTCGCAAGGACTTTATGATCAAATCGAAGGGCGTTAAGGTGTTCCCAAGTCCGATTGAAGGTGTCCTCAACGATTATCCTGGCGTCGAAGAGGCGGTTGTCGTTGGGGTTGATGATGAAGAATATGGTGAAAAAGTAACGGCACTTGTCCGTCGGAGTGACTCAACAGTCACCTCCGAGGAGCTTGACGAAGCTTGTCTTGAAAGCGATGCTATTGCTCGCTTCGAACGCCCGCGTGAGTATCGCTTCATTGACTTCGAGATACCGCGTACACCGAGCCAAAAAATTGATCGACAAAGTGCTGCAGAAAAGCTTGATTCGTTCAAGTAGCTCCGCCAAAATTTCTAAAATTTAATAGGATAATAATGTCTAATTGAATTTGTTTTACATCTTCCTCGACTCTAATTCTCTGCTTTTGGTCCGACGTGGATGTCAATTAGACCGCCGAAATATCCAAAATTGTACTATTCGTATTAATCGATATTTTTAGAAGGCTATGAATACGCTCATAGCTATAGACGAAACCGGGCAGAAGCCTGTCCAAAGATAGCAAGCACAATTCGAAAGCCAACGAGAAGCGAATGTAATTGCCCGTGACCTCGGAGACAGAGAGTTCGAGGTGACCGCCTATCGGACGCTGTGGTTCGGGCTCAGTACGACTCGGTGACAGTCGAACACGGAGGAGCGGGCGTGACGGTTAGAGTCGGTGATCTGGCCGACGGATTCTTCATTGAGGATGACGGACCCGGGATCCCCGAGGAATCACGCGCTCGAGTACTCGAAGCCGGCTACACCACTACCGACGAGGGGACAGGGTACGGGCTCCAAATTGTCAACGAAATCGCCGTCGCCCACGGGTGGAAGGTCACCGTAACTGAATCCGAGGATGGGGGTGCCCGGTTTGACATCACTGGCGTCACCCTGAATGAGTGAGGTGTGTAGATGAGGTATTCAACGAACCGCTGACCACGCAAACCACTACTTGGAGGAACATCCTTGGGTACCGAACCCAGAACAGGTTCGTCGTACATAGAAAGTCTGAGAATCAATTGACGATAACTCATACAGGATTGCAATTTCTTTGCCCTACACCGATGGTGAAAGAGACACGATAGGATGATATGGCGACAAGGATGGCCACCCGGCTCGAGGACTTCTTCGAGCAACGAACGGTGGTAAGCTCCGTAGTATCGTGAAATACGAGCAGGACACGTACGAGATCGTCCATCTCAGGGATGATGTCGCTGAGCAATATACGACAGACGAACTCGAATCTGCAATCGATGGTTCCCGAATGGAATCGTTAACGGCGCCAATCTACGAGAACACCTTCTCGGAAGACCACGGGCAGCTCACGTGCCTTGTTCAATGCTTCGAGAGCGTGATCGAGATGAATTTCGTTCTCGAAGATGGGGTTGGAGCCGCAGTCGCTCTTGATGCAGAAGCGATGGTCGATGCCCACGGACTTGTAGCTGAAGCAAGGCAGATCGTCCTCGAAGAACGGCAATAGCAGCTTCAGTAGGGCCATCCCAATCCCGTCTCTGACTCTCCGGTCACCGTTCCCACTCTCTATCTGAGATGATGACACGACAGCAGAAATTTCGTATGATATTGTAGCCATCGAAGAGGCAATTGATAGGGAATACCATTAAGTCGAACCTTTGAATATATCCATCAATGACCGAAGGTGCACTTATCGATTACCTCGAAAGGAAGGCTGGTGAGTACCATCGGGGGACAGTTCGATACGACGGTAATGACACCGATGTACTGCACCTTCGGGACGACGTGAAAGAAACGCGTCTGACGAGCCAAATAGACAGAATGTTGAAACGAATCCGGCCGGAATCCTCGCCTCAAGAGGAACGCTCCTTCCCGTTTGGTGAACTCAACGCCACAGTTCGGCTTTTTCAAGAAGCGATCATTATCCACTTTCCTCGAGGAAATGACCGTGGGATCCTCGTCTCCCTCGAGCCGGAGACGGCGCGTGATCTCAGCACATTCATCGGCGAATGTGAAAAGTTGATCAACAACTAAGCCGCAGAATCGGAGCTCTATGCTTTTCAGCTAGGCAGAACTAATCGCTGGTGCTCATTCAAGTCACGACTCAGCTTCGGACGTTGGCTTGCGTACAAGCCGTTGTTATACTGTCTCGACACTAGGTGTCTCAACCGCAGTGTTAACTTCCAAGACTTCAGTGCCGGCAGTCGTATTTTCACGAAGGAATGTGCCGACAGCAGGACCGTTTTGGAGTAATCTGCTCAGGAGTTTCTGCCAAGTGGCTTGCTGATTCGCCCCAACCACGATGATGTCTGTGTCGATCTGCGTGGCCTCCTCGAGAATTACCTCTTCAACGAGAAAGCCCTGACGTGTAGTTACAGATGCCTCGACGCCATCGAGTGTCGACGAGATTGCTTGAGTCAGTTCTCTTGTTTGTGTATTGTCCCCCGTCTGGTACAAATTGACGTGAAGCACCCTGAGATCCGCTGGTTTGTGATTATGTGCGAGACGGCCAGCAGCTGCAAGAGTCTGGGCACTCTGGTCGGTGAGTGGATATCGGATAGGCACGAGAATTGTGGTTAGATCTGCCATATGACGATTCTATCTCACATATCAGACGTAATCGTGATTATTCTAACGGAGAGGTTATCAAAATATATAACGGCAGCGAATACAGGAGTGGTGATATCAACTGTTGCTATCTGTGTACTGGGATTGCGATTGAACTGTAAATCTTGGTAACTTGATAAACGAGCTTCCATTCTCACAGTAACCAACAGAGGACCGTTCAGATCAGGTGTTGGTTAACGTGGTGTTGTTTTTACGCCCGGGAGAGGGGCGCAGGGCGCGAGACAATGCGGACGCTGTCTTGTAGGAGTTCACAGGTTCGAGTCCTGCCCCACGCACTCAGATTCTCTCGTCGCCTCGTGGTTTTGCTTGCCGCCAGCAACCATAACCGCGAAAAAGTCAGAACGCTGTACCATTCAAATCGAACCCGCGCGCAGCATCAAAACCGCGCCCGAACAAGAAACGCCCCAACGAACAGCAACACGCAGACTACGCAGACCACCGCCACCGTTTCATCCAGTGGCTGCGTGAAGTCGGGAAAAACCGAGAAGAGAGAAGAGTATTCGGATTACACCACGTACGAAACCTCGTACCGCACCGGGCGATTCGACTGATGAGTATGGGCAAAAGGGAGGATACTCTTTCCCACCGTTCCCCGAACACGCCGACGAGTACATCAAAGAAGACGTCATTTACCGGGGCTGAGTAAGCTGAGGAAGCGTTCATCCAGTACTACCGGTATCAGCTCCAATCACTCTGGGTGCGCGTGGGACCACGACCAATGGCTTTCGTCGAGTGACGACGACTCTCCGAGAAACTACCTTACTCGGCGCGAACGGCGCCGCGTGTGCGAAGTTGCACTCGCAAGTGGAGGCTCAGTCGAGAAGCTCCAGCGCCATCTCGTTTAACTCGCTGATCTTCTCTCGTGCTGCTTCCGGTAATTCTTCTTGTGGCTCAGCTAGCCCCGGCTCACCGTCAGTATCAGGATTTCCGACGACGACGGCACCGAGCATCCCCATCGACTCGTGGGGGCTGCAATAGTAGTCGTAGACGCCTTCTACTTCGAACGTCTGTTCGAACGTGTTACCGCCCTCACTGAGCGTACCACTATCCCACGATTTCACGCCATTCGGGATCCGTTCCGGCGTGTCATTGTCAGCGTGATACGCAGTCGTCGTGTGAGTTCCGCTTTCGAGCCGCCACGTAACGGTTCCACCGGTATTGACCCACACTAGGTGGGGATTGAAGTGGTGTTCGGAACCATCGGAATACATCTCCACGGTAACGCTGTCGGACGGTTCTTCGGGAAGTTCATTATGGCTATGGGATTCGTCGTGTTCGTCGTCTTCATCGTGTTCTTCTCCATCACCGT
This DNA window, taken from Halobellus sp. LT62, encodes the following:
- a CDS encoding ABC transporter substrate-binding protein; the protein is MSQREHYSRRSYLKGATVASIAALAGCSGGGGGNEGDGAETSGGEETSGGDGTVTGGTTSSNSMADTVVYYGSASRPGFFEAFEEETGITVNAVTAPGYQSVSRFQTEESNGNHSADVLNSVSQVFLRDDLVPYFAEIDMWEEYKDVYSQNLVDKVESTANENERSKMLPVTTNNYMAAYSTSRTDSPLESWEGILQSQFEDNVGAPTFTMSSMYWIMRREMSEEEADQYFTDLADLGTQFAGQSTSAFTESVVAGQSDVAFGVAASTAIAPFLADGAPIAPVTPSWTGSTVSPIAISKNAPHPKAARRLVEFMISKQGQEANANYDAGRAAIRSDVPHGNEQIREAVSDMDVYPMFVTPETKNRVIEKANSLLPLS
- a CDS encoding universal stress protein translates to MADLTTILVPIRYPLTDQSAQTLAAAGRLAHNHKPADLRVLHVNLYQTGDNTQTRELTQAISSTLDGVEASVTTRQGFLVEEVILEEATQIDTDIIVVGANQQATWQKLLSRLLQNGPAVGTFLRENTTAGTEVLEVNTAVETPSVETV
- a CDS encoding ABC transporter ATP-binding protein; its protein translation is MSSRTLRVEGLTKNYRETVAVDGLSVTIEEGEFKSLLGPSGCGKTTTLRCIAGIEKADGGRMYINDELVSAPDEGVHMKPENRDIGMVFQSYAIWPHMTVKENVRFPLKVRGIGTKQEREERVLEMLKMVGLERYQNAMATELSGGQQQRVAISRALVIEPEILLFDEPLSNLDAKLRREMREEIKRLSDELDITTLYVTHSQDEAMFLSDTIALMNEGAIVEEDSPESLHTDPDSLFAMDFMGHTNTFGGSVTKVGESNSIVKTPIGEFTVKRSRIQPAATVGTEIIISFRPKFCDYPKATGRTADREYAASLDGILEQKAATRDFTEYHIAIDDEQITFRSLEPLDHDVGDPIQIRVPQEHVRIFEDQQRINVADRQDA
- a CDS encoding ABC transporter permease; amino-acid sequence: MVPFVIVVLSSFRASATNLWADFTLQNWVLFVENSGPVIVNTFVFAGGSAVLTTLFAGGIAWVIARTDAPFRRLYYFTLFLVFFYPPVVIETVWIRLLGENGLYPALVGIDSFNIYSMAGMVIVQSIRMLPIGMILLIPLFKSIDKTLEDAARTSGAGLFQTVRYVTGPLLVPGMAVVFVFSFLISLESFRVPLIIGLPAEIPVLAIEVYQSTNTPPVEYGFAMAQAVFLVGVSLPLLYLYKRLLGRTNQYVTVSGEGFVADNVETGRWKYVYSTLAGIFIFFTVIVPGLFMVYNSLLPYYMPPHIMPLEQIVSSFSLEGYRALFENSELLAAAKNSFLVAFISAFLLTGTGIVIAWVVNKSDIRFKKLIDYLAFFPIGIPAVSLALAMMVLYLRFLDFIPIYGTLGIFLVAFYIKYIPSNVRTMETAVLQVDKSLIEAGSVAGASVSRSIYSLLVPVIFNLTRISWILSFSFIAMEMPIVMMLRSPETPMVSSILYRISNQASSGAETYAFGVCITVLFVAVVLLLHTTKYKRFNLFRW
- a CDS encoding class I adenylate-forming enzyme family protein, with the protein product MSSLDTQPTPLSELSTVNAENHPNGLAFADDTGTELTWREFEDRSTAVAESFASNLRHRDRVAFLCETGVETVVAWNGAIKAGAITSFAHTQSSPETIRYTIDHFDPSLLVISESHSDFIHDRIVDDLESNPNVIVLGSATYSNEQSLSEFIETTDSVSPDTHIDESDIGAVIWTSGTTGRPKGWCHTYSNLRTKSGDLGVIIQRSDTRMSQTMPSLGGWYKTVIATLLAGSSLVLLKEWEATRWLSFVEEYEVTHGSMVPTMWREVLQLDTDTYDLSSLKGVLCLGEKVEPQTLRRIRSQVCENVMNAYASTEVDVSILENKEFTEDRLGSVGKPSGGTRVRIIEENQEPDATVPTGEIGEVIVKAADRPVWAWHRSEVVEEEFTDGWWYSGDLGYKDEEGYLYLEGRKDFMIKSKGVKVFPSPIEGVLNDYPGVEEAVVVGVDDEEYGEKVTALVRRSDSTVTSEELDEACLESDAIARFERPREYRFIDFEIPRTPSQKIDRQSAAEKLDSFK
- a CDS encoding plastocyanin/azurin family copper-binding protein; translated protein: MKHNTRCIQRRRFLKTTVVATAAVATAGCIGNSDAQEDSPDETDGSNDESHTHGDGEEHDEDDEHDESHSHNELPEEPSDSVTVEMYSDGSEHHFNPHLVWVNTGGTVTWRLESGTHTTTAYHADNDTPERIPNGVKSWDSGTLSEGGNTFEQTFEVEGVYDYYCSPHESMGMLGAVVVGNPDTDGEPGLAEPQEELPEAAREKISELNEMALELLD